The following coding sequences lie in one Anomalospiza imberbis isolate Cuckoo-Finch-1a 21T00152 chromosome 21, ASM3175350v1, whole genome shotgun sequence genomic window:
- the MIGA2 gene encoding mitoguardin 2, with the protein MAFRRTEGMSIMQALAMTVAEIPVFVYTTFGQSVFSQLRLSPGLRKVLFATALGTVALALAAHQLKRRRRRKKQIAPDKCGFKPGGITVPILPTRRVSSVKKGYSSRRVQSPGSKSNDTLSGISSIEPSKHSSSSHSLASMVAVNSSSPVPPGMWEAQAMGDAGAIGDSSAESLYVQGMELFEEALQKWEQALSIRQRDSACTSTPVPWDSRKQQESMSESISEEESQKREFAEKLESLLHRAYHLQEEFGSSLPSDSVLLDLEKTLMLPLADGSLRLRTDDEDSSASEDSFFSAAELFDSLPFEQMPFHLSKPVAAYEEALQLVKEGKVACRTLRTELLGCYSDQDFLAKLHCVRQAFQELLEDESNQLFFGEVGKQMMIGLMTKAEKNPKAFLESYEEMLRYALKQETWPTTQQELEGRGVVCMSFFDIVLDFILMDAFEDLENPPSSVLAVLRNRWLSDSFKETALATACWSVLKAKRRLLMVPDGFISHFYSVSEHVSPVLAFGFLGPKQQLSEVCSFFKHQIVQYLKDMFDFDNVRYTTVQLLAEDILQLSRRRSEILLGYLGTETSPEMNGVLPGETEPLKEELI; encoded by the exons ATGGCATTCAGAAGGACAGAGGGAATGTCCATCATGCAGGCCTTGGCAATGACCGTGGCAGAGATCCCCGTGTTCGTTTACACGACCTTTGGGCAG TCTGTCTTCTCTCAGCTGCGGCTCTCTCCAGGCCTGCGCAAGGTGCTGTTtgccacagctctggggacGGTGGCCTTGGCTCTTGCAGCTCATCAGCTGAAGCGGCGGCGCCGCCGAAAGAAGCAAATTGCTCCGGACAAGTGTGGCTTTAAACCAGGAGGGATCACAGTGCCCATCCTGCCAACCAGGAGGGTCTCCTCCGTGAAGAAAG GATACTCCAGCAGGAGAGtccagagccctggcagcaaGAGCAATGACACGCTCAGCGGGATTTCCTCCATTGAGCCCAGCAAACATTCCAGTTCCTCCCACAGCCTCGCCTCG ATGGTAGCAGTCAACTCCTCAAGTCCAGTACCCCCAGGGATGTGGGAGGCCCAGGCAATGGGAGATGCTGGAGCCATTGGTGATTCCAGTGCAGAAAGCCTCTATGTTCAAG GCATGGAGCTGTTTgaggaggccctgcagaaaTGGGAACAGGCTCTGAGCATCAGGCAGAGGGACAGTGCTTGTACCAGCACCCCTGtgccctgggacagcaggaaaCAGCAAGAGAGCATGTCAGAGAGCATTTCAGAG GAGGAGTCCCAGAAAAGAGAGTTTGCCGAGAAGCTGGAGTCCCTCTTGCACCGAGCCTACCACCTCCAGGAAGAGTTTGGCTCCTCGCTCCCGTCGGACAGCGTGCTGCTGGATCTGG AGAAGACTTTGATGCTTCCGTTGGCGGACGGATCATTGCGGCTGCGGACGGATGACGAGGACAGCTCTGCTTCGGAGGATTCCTTCTTCTCTGCAGCAGAG CTCTTTGACTCTCTCCCCTTTGAGCAAATGCCATTCCACCTCTCCAAGCCAGTGGCAGCATACGAAGAAGCTCTGCAGTTGGTGAAAGAAGGGAAGGTTGCGTGCCGGACACTGAG GACAGAGCTCCTTGGCTGCTACAGTGACCAGGATTTCCTGGCGAAGCTGCATTGTGTCAGGCAGGCATTCCAG gagctgctggaggatgAAAGCAATCAGCTGTTTTTTGGGGAGGTTGGGAAGCAGATGATGATAGGACTGATGACAAAAGCTGAAAAG AATCCCAAAGCTTTCCTGGAAAGCTATGAGGAGATGCTGCGTTATGCCTTGAAGCAGGAGACCTGGCCGACCACTCAGCAGGAGCTCGAGGGAAGAGGG GTGGTGTGCATGAGCTTCTTTGATATTGTGCTGGACTTCATCCTCATGGATGCTTTTGAGGATCTGGAGAATCCTCCCTCCTCCGTGCTGGCTGTGCTGCGCAACCGCTGGCTGTCCGACAGCTTCAAGGAGACG GCTCTAGCAACTGCATGCTGGTCAGTTCTGAAAGCAAAAAGGAGGCTTCTGATG GTACCAGATGGCTTTATCTCTCATTTCTACTCCGTATCGGAGCATGTCAGTCCTGTTCTAGCCTTTGGTTTTCTGGGGCCCAAGCAGCAGCTATCTGAAGTCTGCAGTTTCTTCAAG CACCAGATCGTGCAGTATCTGAAGGACATGTTTGACTTCGACAATGTGAGGTACACGACCGTGCAGTTGCTGGCAGAGGACATTCTGCAGCTGTCGCGGCGGCGCAGCGAGATCCTCTTAGGGTATCTGGGCACCGAGACCTCCCCGGAGATGAACGGCGTGCTTCCTGGGGAAACCGAGCCGCTGAAGGAGGAGCTCATCTGA